The Mucilaginibacter mallensis genome has a segment encoding these proteins:
- a CDS encoding FecR family protein, which yields MDEDKLKRLLYQYFNNSIDPEDCVELIKYIDANPEKVTELLDHHRFNLNNGPALGETEATQVFQRIKSDKRFHIPQTEYRQQSLVIKFFKKQWFSVAAILLICISIALFKTLNTHRTDNNKLASNTNKAIIVPGGNRATLTLSNNKIIVLNNSANRVLASLGSSNVRTIHNAQLVYKNSPGSNSSSADENAINTLSTPRGGQYQVVLSDGTKVWLNSASSISYPVAFTGNERRVKLTGEAYFEVAKNKEKPFYVSMNNVQVRVLGTHFNIAAYNNDDNITATLLEGSVQVTKNNSLSLLKPGQQAVVPEGNNDIHILPADIEQVMAWKNGYFSFNDENITDIMKRVSRWYDVDVEYKDNIKDQQFGGIYDRSKSLADLLHYLEKLGKVHFEIEGRRVIVMK from the coding sequence ATGGATGAGGATAAACTTAAGCGTTTACTGTATCAGTATTTTAATAACTCAATAGATCCTGAGGATTGCGTGGAGTTAATTAAATATATAGATGCTAATCCTGAAAAAGTTACTGAACTATTAGACCATCACCGGTTTAACCTTAATAACGGCCCGGCACTTGGTGAAACAGAGGCAACCCAGGTTTTTCAACGCATAAAATCTGATAAAAGATTTCATATCCCTCAAACTGAGTACAGGCAACAATCCCTTGTAATTAAATTTTTTAAAAAACAGTGGTTCAGCGTAGCTGCTATACTTTTAATCTGTATTTCAATTGCCTTATTTAAAACACTTAATACACATCGTACAGACAATAACAAGCTGGCAAGCAATACCAATAAAGCTATTATAGTACCGGGGGGTAACAGGGCTACCTTAACCTTGTCGAATAATAAAATTATAGTACTTAATAACTCAGCAAACAGGGTTCTTGCAAGTTTAGGGTCATCCAATGTCCGCACAATCCATAATGCCCAACTTGTTTACAAAAATAGCCCGGGCAGTAACAGCTCATCAGCCGACGAAAATGCGATAAATACCTTATCAACTCCGAGGGGTGGCCAATACCAGGTTGTATTATCTGATGGCACTAAGGTTTGGTTAAATTCAGCTTCTTCAATAAGTTATCCGGTTGCATTTACCGGTAACGAACGCCGCGTTAAGTTAACCGGCGAAGCATATTTTGAAGTAGCGAAAAATAAGGAGAAGCCATTTTATGTAAGCATGAATAACGTACAGGTAAGGGTGTTGGGTACGCATTTTAACATAGCGGCCTATAATAATGATGATAATATAACAGCTACACTGCTTGAGGGATCGGTACAGGTAACAAAAAATAATTCATTGTCATTATTAAAGCCAGGCCAGCAGGCTGTTGTGCCTGAAGGTAATAATGATATTCATATTTTGCCTGCTGATATTGAACAGGTTATGGCCTGGAAAAATGGTTATTTCAGTTTTAATGATGAAAACATAACCGATATTATGAAAAGGGTTTCGCGCTGGTATGATGTGGATGTGGAATATAAAGACAATATAAAAGATCAGCAGTTTGGCGGGATATATGACCGTTCAAAAAGCCTTGCCGATCTGTTGCATTATCTGGAAAAATTAGGAAAAGTTCACTTTGAGATTGAGGGAAGGAGGGTGATAGTAATGAAGTAA
- a CDS encoding RNA polymerase sigma factor — MMPVIPFDTDKVVVNNNQIQKLILGDEDAFKKIYDQYAQKVYRLAFHYLKGKDWSEEIVQETFIKLWLNRESLDTEGDIWSYLSLISKRLSLNLIREISRSTSLTDKLISNIEEVYNATEENIYANDLEQITEKLINQLPRQQQLIYKLSRVDGLSHKEIADQLSISPNTVKNHMVQALKTIKANLNFSYLISIIIVLFSK, encoded by the coding sequence ATGATGCCAGTTATACCCTTTGATACAGACAAGGTTGTAGTTAATAATAATCAAATTCAAAAGCTAATTTTGGGTGATGAAGATGCATTTAAAAAAATCTATGATCAGTATGCTCAAAAAGTTTACAGGCTTGCATTCCATTATTTAAAGGGTAAGGACTGGAGTGAAGAAATTGTACAGGAAACCTTTATAAAGCTATGGCTTAATAGGGAATCGCTTGATACCGAAGGTGATATATGGTCATATCTGTCACTTATCTCTAAAAGATTATCGTTAAATTTAATAAGGGAGATCTCCCGGTCAACCAGTCTTACCGATAAACTGATTTCAAATATTGAGGAAGTATATAATGCTACTGAGGAAAATATATATGCAAATGACCTGGAACAGATCACCGAAAAACTAATTAATCAGCTCCCAAGGCAACAACAGCTAATATATAAGCTAAGCCGTGTTGATGGCCTTTCGCACAAGGAGATTGCCGATCAGTTGAGCATATCGCCCAATACGGTAAAAAATCATATGGTACAGGCGCTTAAAACTATAAAGGCTAATCTTAACTTTTCGTACCTCATATCTATTATAATAGTATTATTTTCAAAATAA
- a CDS encoding peptidoglycan recognition protein family protein yields MAYSLTWLPDVLTNAGLKVALQPGWETRGHGDMGKVLGVLCHHTGTTNLTQNMPSLDVLINGRPDLAGPLSQLGLGRDGTYYVVAAGRCYHAGAGKWQGITTGNTSFIGIEAENTGGRNDSPWPAVQMDAYQRGVAAILTHIGKGVEFCAGHKEYALPVGRKTDPDFDMVVFRAAVSAILNGTAPAPVLIPVVEPTAPGRATLRRGIPNDPVLVKIVQAKVGVTPDGNFGPKTEAAVRAFQLAHGAVPDGIVGPKTWALITS; encoded by the coding sequence ATGGCTTATTCATTAACATGGTTACCGGATGTTTTAACAAACGCGGGCCTGAAAGTAGCTTTACAGCCCGGATGGGAAACCCGGGGACATGGTGATATGGGCAAAGTATTGGGCGTACTCTGTCATCATACAGGTACTACCAATCTAACCCAAAATATGCCCTCATTAGATGTGCTGATTAATGGCAGGCCTGATCTTGCGGGTCCGCTTTCACAGCTTGGCCTTGGCAGGGATGGGACTTATTATGTGGTTGCAGCCGGCCGGTGTTACCATGCCGGTGCAGGTAAATGGCAGGGTATTACTACAGGCAATACCAGCTTCATAGGCATTGAAGCCGAAAATACAGGAGGCCGCAATGACTCTCCATGGCCGGCAGTACAAATGGATGCTTATCAGCGTGGGGTAGCCGCTATATTAACACATATTGGCAAAGGTGTTGAATTTTGCGCAGGCCATAAAGAATATGCTTTGCCTGTAGGTCGTAAAACTGACCCGGATTTTGATATGGTTGTTTTTCGTGCAGCTGTAAGCGCTATATTAAACGGAACAGCCCCTGCGCCTGTATTAATACCCGTGGTTGAACCAACAGCACCCGGCAGGGCCACGCTTCGCCGCGGCATACCAAATGATCCTGTTTTAGTTAAGATAGTGCAAGCCAAGGTTGGTGTAACACCTGATGGCAATTTCGGGCCAAAAACCGAAGCCGCTGTACGTGCTTTTCAATTAGCCCATGGCGCTGTTCCTGATGGTATTGTGGGTCCGAAAACATGGGCATTAATAACATCGTGA
- a CDS encoding LacI family DNA-binding transcriptional regulator, translating into MRKKRTTIYDIAEKLNITASSVSRALNNSNYVNENTKKLILKTAAELNYKRNTIASNLRSGQSKTIGIVVPRINQNFFANVIAGIEDATYEKNYNLIICQSNEQEEKEVKCVNTLINQQVDCIVISVSADSHDHTHLKNVIEHGIQLIQFDRVVDELETLKVINDNEQASLEAVSHLIEQGYKRIALLEGPQNLDIFKQRKAGYLKALKKHKIPVVHDLIIENAWTKELGAEGTRKLLSMPKPPDAIFASTSDFSALGVLEVATAMGFKVPSELGICGYSNEAFTEITSPSITTIDQFSIYMGKTIANLYFQEMENKETEVIPKIISIKPKLIIRSSTSRKG; encoded by the coding sequence ATGAGAAAGAAACGGACTACCATTTACGACATAGCCGAAAAGCTGAATATTACAGCCTCATCGGTATCGCGTGCATTAAATAATAGCAATTATGTTAATGAGAATACCAAGAAACTGATCCTTAAAACAGCTGCGGAACTTAATTATAAACGCAATACCATTGCCTCAAACCTGCGTAGTGGCCAGTCAAAAACTATAGGCATTGTTGTGCCGCGTATCAATCAGAACTTTTTCGCGAATGTAATAGCCGGGATTGAAGACGCCACTTATGAAAAAAATTACAACCTCATCATCTGCCAATCCAATGAGCAGGAGGAGAAAGAAGTAAAATGTGTTAATACACTTATAAATCAACAGGTTGATTGTATCGTAATATCTGTATCGGCTGATAGTCACGACCATACACACCTTAAAAATGTAATAGAGCATGGTATTCAACTTATTCAGTTCGACCGTGTAGTTGATGAACTGGAGACCTTAAAGGTTATTAATGATAATGAACAGGCATCGCTTGAGGCCGTATCGCACCTGATTGAGCAGGGGTATAAGCGTATTGCTTTATTGGAAGGACCTCAAAATCTGGATATTTTCAAACAGCGAAAGGCTGGTTATCTTAAAGCTTTAAAAAAGCATAAGATCCCGGTTGTTCATGACCTGATCATTGAAAATGCATGGACAAAAGAACTAGGCGCAGAAGGTACCCGTAAATTGCTGAGCATGCCCAAACCTCCCGATGCCATATTTGCATCCACCTCTGATTTTTCGGCCCTTGGTGTATTGGAGGTTGCTACAGCCATGGGCTTTAAGGTACCCAGCGAATTAGGCATCTGTGGTTATTCAAATGAGGCTTTTACTGAAATAACCAGTCCGTCTATTACTACTATAGATCAGTTTAGTATTTATATGGGCAAAACCATTGCTAACCTTTATTTCCAGGAAATGGAAAATAAGGAAACGGAGGTTATCCCTAAAATTATCAGTATAAAACCTAAGTTAATTATACGTTCATCAACCAGTAGAAAAGGCTGA
- a CDS encoding xylulokinase, with protein MLLLGIDIGTSSVKVSIVDAVTQQSVASAQYPDEESPIIALKPGWAEQSPDMWWQQAQQALALCHATGTYNADDIAAIGIAYQMHGLVLVDKQQKVLRNSIIWCDSRAVEIGDKAFDVIGHDKCLSHLLNSPGNFTASKLAWVKENEPKIYAQIDKIMLPGDFITMKLTGDITTSVSALSEGIFFDFKTNQVSKDIVDYFGFDEGLFPVINPVFSPHGYLLASVAEKLKLKAGIPVSYKSGDQPNNALSLNVLNPGEVAATAGTSGVIYGVSDQLAYDKQSRVNTFAHVNYATDEKRLGVLLCINGTGSMYRWAKNSFGANPSYQQMNNEAAKAPVGSDGLRVLPFGNGAERMLNNKQVGAHLHGIDLNLHTQAHLFRAVQEGIACSFRYGLDIMRENGMNPTIIRAGKNNLFLSDLFAQTFVNVTGVPVELYKNDGSVGAALGAGIGAGIFASPEAAFEHMHPVQLIVPTNTESIQAVYQEWKTLLNKQLLNN; from the coding sequence ATGTTATTATTAGGAATAGATATAGGTACGTCATCGGTAAAAGTTAGTATTGTTGACGCGGTTACGCAACAATCTGTAGCATCGGCTCAATACCCGGATGAAGAATCCCCTATCATAGCGCTAAAACCGGGCTGGGCCGAGCAATCGCCGGATATGTGGTGGCAGCAAGCTCAGCAGGCGCTTGCTTTATGCCATGCCACAGGCACTTATAATGCCGATGATATTGCAGCCATTGGCATTGCCTACCAAATGCACGGGCTGGTTTTGGTTGATAAACAACAAAAAGTATTACGAAATAGTATTATCTGGTGCGATAGCCGTGCTGTGGAGATTGGTGATAAAGCTTTTGATGTCATAGGCCATGACAAATGTTTATCGCACCTGTTAAATTCACCCGGCAACTTTACTGCATCAAAATTAGCATGGGTAAAAGAAAACGAACCTAAAATATACGCGCAGATAGATAAGATAATGCTGCCGGGCGATTTCATCACCATGAAACTTACGGGTGATATTACCACATCAGTATCCGCCCTATCCGAAGGCATTTTCTTTGATTTTAAAACCAACCAGGTATCAAAAGATATTGTTGATTATTTTGGTTTTGATGAAGGTTTGTTCCCGGTAATAAACCCGGTATTCTCACCACATGGTTATCTGCTGGCGTCAGTTGCTGAAAAACTGAAATTAAAGGCGGGTATCCCGGTAAGCTATAAATCAGGCGATCAACCTAATAATGCTTTATCATTAAACGTATTGAACCCTGGCGAGGTAGCCGCTACTGCAGGCACATCAGGTGTAATTTACGGTGTAAGCGATCAGTTGGCGTATGATAAGCAATCTCGCGTAAACACTTTTGCCCACGTTAATTATGCAACCGATGAAAAGCGCTTAGGCGTATTGCTATGTATAAATGGCACAGGCAGCATGTACCGCTGGGCAAAAAATAGTTTTGGTGCAAACCCCAGCTATCAGCAAATGAACAACGAAGCCGCAAAAGCACCGGTTGGCAGCGATGGTTTACGGGTACTACCATTTGGCAATGGTGCCGAGCGTATGCTTAATAACAAACAGGTTGGCGCACATCTACATGGCATCGATCTTAATTTACATACACAGGCACATTTGTTCAGGGCTGTACAGGAAGGCATTGCCTGCTCATTCCGCTACGGATTGGATATTATGCGCGAAAACGGCATGAACCCTACCATCATAAGAGCAGGAAAGAATAACCTGTTTTTAAGCGATCTCTTTGCCCAAACATTTGTGAATGTGACAGGCGTACCGGTTGAGCTTTATAAAAATGACGGCAGCGTTGGCGCGGCGCTTGGTGCAGGCATTGGCGCGGGGATATTCGCATCACCGGAGGCTGCATTTGAGCACATGCACCCGGTACAGCTTATTGTACCAACAAATACAGAATCAATTCAGGCGGTTTACCAGGAATGGAAAACACTACTAAACAAACAATTACTAAATAATTAA
- the xylA gene encoding xylose isomerase has protein sequence MGSIITGEKEFFKGIGQVKYEGAQSANPLAFKWYDENKVVAGKTMKDHLRFACAYWHSFVGNGADPFGEPTHIFAWDAKTDAVERAKDKMDAAFEFITKIGMEYYCFHDVDVVDYTNDVKENDRRLQALVDYAKQKQAASGVKLLWGTANLFSNRRYMNGASTNPDFHVLSHAAAQVKAALDATIALGGENYVFWGGREGYMSLLNTDMKREQEHFAKFLHTAKDYARKQGFKGNFFIEPKPCEPTKHQYDYDAATVLGFLQKYDLLNDFKLNLEVNHATLAGHTFQHELQVAVDAGILGSIDANRGDNQNGWDTDQFPNDINEVTEGMLIILEAGGFGGGGINFDAKIRRNSTDPEDLFYAHIGGMDVFARALITADNILQKSDYKKLRKDRYASYDSGSGKDFENGKLTLEDLRQYAIDNGEPKAISGKQEYYENIINNFI, from the coding sequence ATGGGAAGCATAATAACAGGTGAAAAAGAGTTTTTCAAGGGGATAGGTCAGGTAAAATACGAGGGGGCACAATCAGCTAATCCCTTAGCCTTTAAATGGTATGATGAGAATAAAGTAGTGGCCGGAAAAACCATGAAGGATCATTTGCGCTTTGCCTGCGCCTACTGGCACTCCTTTGTAGGTAATGGAGCCGATCCCTTTGGCGAACCCACCCACATCTTTGCCTGGGATGCAAAAACAGATGCCGTGGAACGCGCCAAAGATAAAATGGATGCCGCCTTTGAGTTCATCACCAAAATAGGTATGGAGTACTACTGTTTCCATGATGTGGATGTGGTGGACTATACCAATGATGTAAAAGAAAACGATCGCCGCCTGCAGGCTTTGGTTGACTATGCCAAACAAAAGCAAGCCGCCAGCGGTGTAAAACTGCTTTGGGGTACCGCCAACCTGTTCAGCAACCGCAGGTATATGAACGGTGCCTCCACCAACCCGGATTTCCATGTTTTGAGCCATGCTGCAGCACAGGTAAAGGCAGCGCTGGATGCTACGATTGCTTTGGGTGGTGAGAACTATGTATTCTGGGGAGGAAGAGAAGGCTATATGTCCTTACTAAATACCGACATGAAACGCGAGCAGGAACATTTCGCCAAATTCCTGCATACGGCAAAAGACTATGCCCGCAAGCAAGGCTTTAAAGGCAATTTCTTTATCGAGCCAAAACCATGCGAACCCACCAAACACCAGTATGATTATGATGCAGCCACCGTATTAGGCTTTTTGCAGAAATACGACCTGCTGAATGATTTTAAACTGAACCTGGAAGTAAACCACGCTACCCTGGCGGGCCATACCTTTCAGCATGAGTTGCAGGTAGCTGTTGATGCAGGAATCCTGGGTTCAATTGATGCCAACCGTGGTGATAACCAGAACGGCTGGGATACCGACCAGTTCCCGAATGATATCAATGAAGTGACCGAGGGCATGCTGATCATCCTGGAAGCCGGTGGCTTTGGTGGCGGCGGTATAAACTTTGATGCCAAGATCCGAAGAAACTCAACCGATCCTGAGGATCTGTTTTATGCCCACATTGGTGGTATGGATGTTTTTGCAAGGGCGCTGATCACTGCGGATAATATCCTGCAAAAATCAGACTACAAAAAACTGCGTAAGGACCGTTATGCTTCCTACGACAGTGGCAGCGGTAAGGACTTTGAGAACGGGAAACTTACCCTTGAAGACCTGCGCCAGTATGCTATTGACAATGGCGAACCTAAAGCTATCAGTGGCAAACAGGAATATTATGAGAATATCATTAATAACTTTATATAG
- a CDS encoding ThuA domain-containing protein: MRLQKRINFHSCLVTLCSIAALILLSINPVSAKQKLKVLIFCKTAGYHHESIAAGVVAIKKLGTENGFEADSTTDSRKFTYDNLKQYAAVIFLSTTHDVLDDAQQKEFMKYIEAGGGFVGVHAATDCEYNWQWYGNLVGAYFDSHPAQQDAIIDVVDPDNIATKHLPTHWKRFDEWYNFKWIEPNLHILLTIDETSYTGGKNPAYHPMAWYHNYDGGRAFYTELGHTNESYSDPLYLQHLLGGIKYAMGTVK; the protein is encoded by the coding sequence ATGAGACTTCAAAAAAGAATTAACTTCCATAGTTGCCTTGTTACTTTATGCAGTATAGCTGCGCTAATATTGCTAAGTATCAATCCCGTTTCGGCAAAGCAGAAGCTTAAAGTGCTTATATTTTGTAAAACAGCGGGCTATCATCATGAATCCATCGCGGCAGGAGTTGTGGCCATTAAAAAACTGGGGACTGAAAACGGATTTGAAGCCGACAGCACTACCGACAGCCGTAAATTCACGTATGACAACCTAAAACAATATGCGGCAGTGATCTTTTTAAGCACCACACATGATGTTCTGGACGATGCCCAGCAAAAGGAATTCATGAAATACATTGAGGCCGGCGGCGGCTTTGTGGGTGTACACGCTGCTACCGATTGCGAGTACAACTGGCAATGGTACGGTAATTTAGTAGGCGCTTATTTTGATAGTCACCCGGCACAACAGGATGCCATTATTGATGTGGTTGACCCCGACAATATCGCCACCAAACATTTACCCACACACTGGAAAAGATTTGACGAATGGTACAACTTTAAATGGATAGAACCCAACCTTCATATCTTGTTAACCATTGATGAGACTAGCTATACCGGCGGCAAGAACCCGGCTTATCATCCAATGGCATGGTACCACAACTATGATGGTGGCAGGGCTTTTTATACTGAGCTGGGCCATACCAATGAATCCTACTCCGATCCGCTTTATTTACAGCACCTTTTGGGCGGGATAAAGTATGCCATGGGAACAGTAAAATAG
- a CDS encoding MFS transporter codes for MQKTIQTNKLFVASCLSLLVTSLSFGIRAGILNDQAVRFHLDASELGTIAATAFWGFPLAIIVGGFIVDIIGMKKLLVFAFIFHLLGIVLTIFANGYWTLFASTLLIGIANGTVEATCNPLVASLFTDNKTTKLNHFHLWFPAGIVIGTLVVFGLDSMLAHGISPKPYWISQVEIGVMLIPTLIYGYLFSKLEFPVTERVASGVSTGDMYKALFNPLFGFMILCMFGTAITELFTNQWMDVLFKTVTNNAILILTFVASVQVLGRAFASPIVHKLAPQGVLFISAILSALGIYLLINLHGDAIFLGAIIFGLGVAFFWPCMIGFVAENLPRTGAVGLNLMGGAGMFAVSLYMIFMGGHYDQLTLKYLPAGADLGSYLKAADGTPMAQALAQAKSQAGPDVLHATLIIPIMLIVAFGGLVLYMRSRKKATMAAA; via the coding sequence ATGCAAAAAACCATTCAAACAAATAAGCTATTTGTAGCCAGCTGCTTGTCGCTTTTAGTAACCTCCCTATCATTTGGTATACGTGCCGGGATATTAAACGACCAGGCCGTAAGATTCCACCTGGATGCTTCAGAACTGGGCACCATCGCGGCTACCGCCTTTTGGGGATTTCCTCTGGCCATTATTGTTGGTGGTTTTATTGTCGATATCATCGGCATGAAGAAACTACTGGTATTTGCTTTTATATTTCACCTGTTAGGCATTGTGCTTACCATTTTCGCTAATGGATATTGGACATTATTTGCATCAACCCTACTTATAGGCATTGCCAACGGCACTGTTGAAGCAACCTGTAACCCGCTGGTAGCATCGCTGTTTACCGATAATAAGACCACCAAATTAAACCACTTCCACTTATGGTTCCCGGCAGGTATTGTTATTGGTACATTGGTGGTTTTTGGTTTGGATAGCATGCTGGCACATGGCATATCACCTAAACCATACTGGATCTCACAGGTGGAAATCGGCGTTATGTTGATCCCTACTTTAATATACGGTTATTTATTCTCCAAACTGGAATTCCCGGTAACGGAAAGAGTTGCATCGGGTGTAAGTACCGGCGATATGTACAAGGCGCTCTTCAACCCGCTATTTGGCTTTATGATCCTTTGTATGTTCGGTACAGCTATTACAGAGCTGTTCACTAACCAGTGGATGGATGTACTCTTTAAAACTGTAACCAACAATGCCATTTTGATACTCACCTTCGTAGCATCGGTACAGGTATTGGGCAGGGCATTTGCAAGTCCGATTGTGCATAAACTGGCGCCACAGGGTGTTTTATTTATTTCGGCGATATTATCAGCACTGGGTATTTACCTGCTGATTAACCTACATGGTGATGCTATATTCTTAGGCGCTATTATATTTGGCTTAGGTGTGGCTTTCTTCTGGCCTTGTATGATAGGCTTCGTGGCCGAAAACCTGCCCCGTACAGGCGCAGTTGGACTAAACCTGATGGGTGGCGCGGGTATGTTCGCGGTATCATTATACATGATATTTATGGGCGGTCATTATGATCAGTTAACCCTTAAATATTTACCTGCGGGCGCCGACCTGGGCAGCTACCTGAAAGCCGCCGATGGCACACCAATGGCACAAGCCCTGGCACAAGC